The genomic window GAGCCTTCTTTTTCAAAATCGTTAGAAGCAATTCATCAGGTTGTTGTTGCTATTCAGCAAAACGGAATCGAAAAAGAGAATATTTATTTTCTTGGGTTTTCACAAGGGGCTTGTCTTGCCTTAGAATTTACTGCGAGAAACGCTGCAAAATACGGAGGTGTGGTAGCTTTTACCGGCGGACTTATTGGCGATAAAGTTTACGAAGAACATTACACAGGAAACTTCGAAGGCACTCCAATTTTCATCGGCACAAGCGATCCTGATTTTCATGTTCCTGTTGAAAGGGTAAATGAATCGGAAGCACTTCTTAAAAAATTAGGCGCCAATGTTACCAAAAAAATCTACGAAAATATGGGACATACCATAAGTCAGGACGAAGTAGATTTAGCAAACGAACTTGTTTTTACGAAGAAATAATGATTCGCATTACTAGAGTTTACAGCGATACAAATGGAGAAAGTCATTTTGAAGACTTTGAAGTTCCATTGAAAAACAACGGCGATATCGGATTTCTATCTGATGATGAACCTGTAAAATCAATTGTTTTTAGAGAAGTCTTACCTTCTTACGATTATGATTTTCATAATGCCCCAGACCGACAATATATTGTTTTACTGGAAGGCGGTGTAGAAATCGAAACTTCTTTAGGAGAAAAAAGAAACTTTGAAACTGGATCAATTTTGTTAGTTGAAGACACTACAGGAAAAGGACATAAAACAAAGAATTTGGAGCCGAAACTTCGAAAATCACTATTTATAAAATTATAATTGCATACCGATATAACCGCAAAGCACGCAAAGGTTTTTCTTATTAACCGTTAAGTTTGTCATTTCGACGAAGGAGAAATCACACTTGAGACTCTGCAAAGTATTTCTCCAATCTTTGTCGATTTCCGTATGTGATTTCTCCTTCGTCGAAATGACATAAATAAGAATAGATATAAAAATCCTTGCGCACTTAGCGGTTAAAATAAAAAAAATAAAATGGAAAAAGAAACCGTAAGAATAGAGAATTTCAGTGATGCCGTATTTGCGATTGCAATTACGCTTTTGGTTCTGGATCTTCATGCTCCGAGTGCTGCTACTGTAAAAAACGGAACTGAACTACTATCTTTTCTAAAAGGTGAATGGACAACGTATCTTGCCTTTACGCTTTCGTTTTTCAGCATTTTTATCATGTGGGTGAATCATCACAAGATTTTCAAGCAGATTTACAGCCGTAATACAGCTATAATGTTTGCAAACGGATTGATTCTTTTTCTGGTAACGGCAGTTTCATATCCTACGGCTTTATTAGCTCGTTTTTTTGACGGAGACGCGTCGAATATTGCTGTGGCGATTTATACAGGAATATTTGTGCTAATTAATCTTTCGTATAATTTATTATGGTTTATTGCAAGCCACAACAAAAAACTTTTACGTCCTGAAATCACTAATTCGGCAATAATTAAAATCCGAAATAATTATTTATATGGATTGCCGACTTACTTAATTGCGTTCGGAATTTCATTTCAATTTCCGACAATTGCTTTGGCGATCAGTATGCTTTTATTGGTTTTCTGGGCAGTTTCTTCTGGAAAAATAAAAATGATACACGAGTAAATCAATCTAAAAATGTTTTTTTTTGATCCCTAATTTCTGCATTTTAGAAATTAGTGTGGTTCCGGGTAAGTCCAATAAAACTGCAGCACCTTGCGGACCCGAAATTCTTCCGTTGCATTTTTTAACGACTTTTAAAATGTGCTCCTTCTCTATTTCCTGTAAAGTTTTAATGTAAAATTCATTTTCAGAAGCTGTAGATTCGGTTTTAAAAATCACAGGAAAACTCATTTCTTTGATCGTTTCGTCTTTTGCAAACAAAATACTTCGTTCAACCATATTTTCCAGCTCGCGAACATTTCCCGGCCATGCATTTGCAGTCATGCTGTTCAATACTTTTTTAGAAAAACCTTTTATATTTTTATTGATTTTATTCGAATGTTTTTCCAGGAAAAAATTCCCTAAAACTTCAATATCTTCTGCGCGTTCACGCAAAGGCGGAAGCGGAATCGGAAAAACATTCAATCGGTAATACAAATCACTTCTAAATCGGCCTTCGGCAACTTCTTTTTCTAGTAATCTGTTGGTTGCCGCAATTACTCGAACATTTACTTTTATCGTGTTTTTGCTGCCAATTCTTTCTATTTCTTTTTCTTGGAGCACACGCAGCAATTTTCCCTGCAGTTCTAAGGGCATCTCTCCTATTTCATCTAAAAAAATAGTGCTGTTTTCGGCTTGTTCAAATTTTCCAATTCTGGTTTCTAAGGCGCCGGTAAAAGCTCCTTTTTCATGTCCGAACAATTCACTTTCAATCAGATTCTCCGGAATCGAAGCACAGTTTACTTTTATCATTTTTTTATTCGAAACCAATGATAAATTATGAATGGCACTGGCTACGAGTTCTTTTCCCGTTCCTGTTTCTCCCGAAATCAAAACAGTAGATTGCGAAGAAGCAACCTGCGAGATCAATTCGTAAACATTCCGCATGGCATCGCTGTTTCCCACAATTCCATGAAAACCTTCGTTCTTAATTTTAGGTGCTTCATTTTCTTCTGGTGTATTCATTTTCGATTTTGAAAGTACATCAATTTTACTTTCATATTCCTGAGTCAAAATAATATTTCTCACAGTAATAGAAAGCTGCATCGCAATTCCTCTAATAATTCGGTTAGATTCCCTGCTGAAAGTTTTAGCATTTTTGAAGAAAAGAAAAAGTACATTTCTGTTTCCTTTAATATAAGGAAGACAAATTCCGATTCCGTTTTTAAAACCTTTATTATTTGGTAAAGTAATGGGATCTGGAATTTTTTTTCCGTTTAAAGTATTGAGATCAAAAACAACCGTATCAGCCGAATCCATACATAAATCAAAAAAACCATCATTAATGATTAATCCTTTTAACTTGGAATTTTTCTGCAAAAATTGATAGAAAATATGATATTCGGTTTCATTCTCATCGGTGGAAGCCAGAATAAAATCATCAAAAGAAAATTCGTCTTTTAAAACGCCGCTAACTATATAATCAAATTCTTCTTTTGTTAAAGCCTGAGAGAGAGCGGAGCAGATTGACATAATCAGCAGTTGTTCTCGTTCTCTTTCCTGCAGTCGTTTCATTAAAACTGCAGTTTGATCTATCGGCTTTTCCATAAAAAATAATTCGTGTGGTATTCGGTATCTGGGTAAATTTAAGAAATAGCCCTAACTAAATTGCTATCGATTTTCTAAATAAAACAGGTTGGGATAATAAAATTACGATATATCGTAGTCACAAAGACAAAACTTTAGCATTAAATCATTAACTTACAATACTTTAAGTTAAATGGAATATTATTTGGTTATTGTTTGACTGATAAAAATTTAACGGCTTTTTATTTCTTAATCTAGGTTAATCGACGCAGGACTATAACAGGCGTAAATTTGTAAAAGAAAATCAATAACAATTTAATACATATAAAAACCATGGAAAATAAAATTTTAGGCTTACACCATATTACTGCAATTGCAGGTGACGCTAAACGTAATTTCAACTTTTACTCAAACATATTAGGATTAAGATTCATCAAAAAAACAGTGAATTTTGACGATCCGGGAACGTACCATTTTTACTTTGGAGATGAAGTAGGAAGCGCAGGAACTATCTTAACTTTTTTCCCTTGGGGAGAAGGAATTCAGCAAGGAAGAAAAGGTTCTGGAATGGCAACTGAGATTGGATATTCTGTTCCAAAAGGAAGTTTGGATTTCTGGCAGAAACGTTTCGAACAGTATAATGTAATTTACAATAAACCGGCTGAAAAATTCGGAGAAAAATATTTGACTTTCTTAGATCCAGACGGATTAAAATTAGAGTTAATCGAATCTAAAACAGACGATAACAGAAAACCTTGGGAAACGGATGAAGTAAAAGCAGATGTGGCAACAAGAGGTTTCCATAACATTACTTTGACTTTAAACAGCATAAAAGCAACTGCTGCAATCTTAACCGAAATATTTGGTTATAAATTGATTGACCAAGACGTAAACCGTTATCGTTATGCAACAGATGCTGTAGAAAATGCTGCCATTGTGGACTTAGTAGAATTGGCTGACGAAAAACGCGGTCATGTAGCAAACGGATCTGTTCACCACGTAGCTTTCCGTGTTCAAAATGATGAAATTTTAATGCACTTCCGTGAAAAAATCGAAGCTTACGGATTGTCTATTACGCCTCAGATTGACAGAAATTATTTCCATTCTCTTTATTTCAGAGAACCAGGCGGCGTTTTATTTGAAATCGCTACAGAAAACCCTGGTTTTACAGTTGATGAAAGTTTAGAAGAATTAGGACAAAACCTAAAACTTCCTGCACAATATGAGTCAGACAGAGCTGCGATCGAAGCCCATTTGGTAAAAATCAATTAATACTAATACTAAAATACATAGTCTCGACAGCGATCGGGATTATGTATTTTAAATATAATAATCTAACGTTTTAATATTAATATAAATTATTATGGCAAAAATAGCATTATACGGATTTGGCCGAATTGGGAGACAGTTCCTTCGAGTGGCTTTAAAAAATGATCTTTTTATTCCCGAAGTTATTGCAGATATTCAGGATATAGAATTGTTAGGCGCGCTTTTTAGTGTTGATTCCAATTACGGAAGATGGCACGAAGAAGTAAAAACAGCTGATGAAAACTTTATTATTGGCGACAGAAAAATTCCATACAAAAACTCAAGTAAAGAAATTCCAGACTGGAAATCGCTTGGTGTTGATTTGGTTGTGGATTGTACAGGACGTGCGACTACAAGAGACAATGCTCAGAAACATATTGACAACGGAGCCAAATACGTTTTGGTAAGTGCGCCAAGTAAATCGCTGGCAGACTGCGACGCAGTTCTTTTAAAAGGAATTAATCTCGATGAATTTGATGCTGAAAACCATAAAATTATAAGTATGGGAAGCTGTACCACGAATGCTTTGGCGGCGGTGGTAAAAGTAATTAAAGAAAATTTTGGAATTGAATACGGCCTTTTTTCAACAGTTCACTCTTATACTAATACGCAGTCGTTGACAGATCAGCCAATGAAAGATCGTCGTGATTCCTGGGCTGCCGCTGAAAATATTATTCCGTCTTCATCTGGAGCAGCAAAAGCTTTACAGTTTATCTGGAGTGATTTGAAAATTACAGGAAAAGCATACAGAGTTCCGACCAAAACAGGAAGTATTGCAGAATTAAACTTGGTTACAACCAAAGATTGCTCTGTAGAAGAAGTTAATGATGCTTTTAGAAAAGCTTCAAAAGAAGGCCAGCTTAAAGGTGTTCTGGATGTTTTGGAAGAACAATGGAGTTCTGCCAGAATTGTTGCAGATCCGCATTCTTCTATAATCGATTTGCCACTTACAACAAAACAAGGTAATCTGCTTTCTGTAGCTGCTTGGTATGATAATGAGTGGGGATTTGCGAACAGACTTGCAGAAGTTGCTCAATACTTATCTCAAAAGATTTAAGCTGTAATTGAGATATAATAGATACAAAAGGGACATTAAAATTGTCCCTTTTGTATTTTATGGAGTATTGTTTTAAATTTAAATTCTACAAAAATCGAAGTGCTGTTATATAACATCAAATCTTTGTAGAAAAACTAAATTTGAGAGAATTACAAAATATACTATTATGAAATTTATTATAACTCTCTTTTTATCACTATTTCTTTTTTCATGCCAGCAAAAAGAAAATAAAGAAACACCGCAAACTTCTGTTGATAATGCTGAACCCGTTTTAGCTCCGGAAAACAAAAACGAAGAAGAAACGAAAGAAAACAAACAAATAGAAGATACTATTGTGATGAGTTTTAAGAATGAAAAAGGTTTATATGCAGCAGAAGGCTCTATAGATTCTATCCATTCAAAAGTGTATGTCAAATTTAAAAATGAAGATTTAGGTAAATTGACAGCAAAAATAATTACTACAACCGGCAAAGGAAACATCCGTTTCAATCAAGTTATTTATCCTGATAAATCTTCCGACGGACCATTTGGAATGGATTTAAAAATCGACCTCAACCAAAAAGGAAATCACATACTAGTAATTGGGCATTCCTTAATGGCTGACAATCCTTATTGGGGAAAATTTAAGGTAGAGCTTGAGAATAAATAATTTCTTTTATCGCTTTATTTTCTGAAATTTTTCTAAAATCCCGTTATTTTACCAAACGAATCCCCATAAACTGCCATTGATGGCGGGGATGAAAAAAATTGCGATAGGTTGCACGGCTATGTCCTTTTGGTGTTGCAACAGATGCCCCGCGTAAAACCATTTGGCTGACCATAAATTTACCGTTATATTCTCCAATTGCGCCTGGCGCTTTTTGAAATCCAGGATAAGGCAAATATGCACTGTCTGTCCATTCCCAGCGCTGTCCCCAGTTTAATTGTGGCGAAGCTGTTTCCCATTCTGCTTCGGTTGGCAGACGCATTCCTTTCCAAGATGCAAATGCAGATGCTTCATAAAAATTAACGTGGCAGACTGGTTCATTAAGTTCTATTTCCTTTAAACCTCCTAAAGTATAATTCATCCACTTGTCATCGATATAATGCCAATATAAGGGCGATTTTGCAGCATTTTCTTTTACCCAATCCCAGCCCTCGGAATGCCAGTACTTAAAGTTTGTATAACCTCCGTCTGCAATAAATTCTAGATACTGCGCATTTGTAACAGGGTTTTTAGCTATTTTAAAAGTATCCAGATAAACTTTGTGTCGTCCGAGTTCATTGTCAAAACAAAAATCTTCTCCTCCATATCCAATTTCATAAATACCAGATTCTATTTTTACAAATTTATTGCTTTGAGCTGAATTTTGGTCAAAAATTATATCTGAACTATAAACTGGAAAAAGCGGATTATGACCAAGAATATATTTTATATCACTATATAACAATTCCTGATGCTGCTGT from Flavobacterium fluviale includes these protein-coding regions:
- a CDS encoding alpha/beta hydrolase, producing MNTEIITDGIPLNQAKKALIMIHGRGAGAHDILSVAKHLNVQDFALVAPQAENRTWYPYSFLVPLEENEPSFSKSLEAIHQVVVAIQQNGIEKENIYFLGFSQGACLALEFTARNAAKYGGVVAFTGGLIGDKVYEEHYTGNFEGTPIFIGTSDPDFHVPVERVNESEALLKKLGANVTKKIYENMGHTISQDEVDLANELVFTKK
- a CDS encoding ring-cleaving dioxygenase; the protein is MENKILGLHHITAIAGDAKRNFNFYSNILGLRFIKKTVNFDDPGTYHFYFGDEVGSAGTILTFFPWGEGIQQGRKGSGMATEIGYSVPKGSLDFWQKRFEQYNVIYNKPAEKFGEKYLTFLDPDGLKLELIESKTDDNRKPWETDEVKADVATRGFHNITLTLNSIKATAAILTEIFGYKLIDQDVNRYRYATDAVENAAIVDLVELADEKRGHVANGSVHHVAFRVQNDEILMHFREKIEAYGLSITPQIDRNYFHSLYFREPGGVLFEIATENPGFTVDESLEELGQNLKLPAQYESDRAAIEAHLVKIN
- a CDS encoding cupin domain-containing protein, coding for MIRITRVYSDTNGESHFEDFEVPLKNNGDIGFLSDDEPVKSIVFREVLPSYDYDFHNAPDRQYIVLLEGGVEIETSLGEKRNFETGSILLVEDTTGKGHKTKNLEPKLRKSLFIKL
- the egtB gene encoding ergothioneine biosynthesis protein EgtB produces the protein MYEKQTLINQERLIEKYNSVRSHSENICKPLEIEDYVVQPVVDVSPPKWHLGHTTWFFETFILKPYSKDYKVFNDQYDFVFNSYYESLGARVVRTDRGNLSRPSVTDVYQYRAYVDEQMEAFLQNKILSPDLAAIMELGLNHEQQHQELLYSDIKYILGHNPLFPVYSSDIIFDQNSAQSNKFVKIESGIYEIGYGGEDFCFDNELGRHKVYLDTFKIAKNPVTNAQYLEFIADGGYTNFKYWHSEGWDWVKENAAKSPLYWHYIDDKWMNYTLGGLKEIELNEPVCHVNFYEASAFASWKGMRLPTEAEWETASPQLNWGQRWEWTDSAYLPYPGFQKAPGAIGEYNGKFMVSQMVLRGASVATPKGHSRATYRNFFHPRHQWQFMGIRLVK
- a CDS encoding type I glyceraldehyde-3-phosphate dehydrogenase encodes the protein MAKIALYGFGRIGRQFLRVALKNDLFIPEVIADIQDIELLGALFSVDSNYGRWHEEVKTADENFIIGDRKIPYKNSSKEIPDWKSLGVDLVVDCTGRATTRDNAQKHIDNGAKYVLVSAPSKSLADCDAVLLKGINLDEFDAENHKIISMGSCTTNALAAVVKVIKENFGIEYGLFSTVHSYTNTQSLTDQPMKDRRDSWAAAENIIPSSSGAAKALQFIWSDLKITGKAYRVPTKTGSIAELNLVTTKDCSVEEVNDAFRKASKEGQLKGVLDVLEEQWSSARIVADPHSSIIDLPLTTKQGNLLSVAAWYDNEWGFANRLAEVAQYLSQKI
- a CDS encoding sigma-54 interaction domain-containing protein; the protein is MEKPIDQTAVLMKRLQEREREQLLIMSICSALSQALTKEEFDYIVSGVLKDEFSFDDFILASTDENETEYHIFYQFLQKNSKLKGLIINDGFFDLCMDSADTVVFDLNTLNGKKIPDPITLPNNKGFKNGIGICLPYIKGNRNVLFLFFKNAKTFSRESNRIIRGIAMQLSITVRNIILTQEYESKIDVLSKSKMNTPEENEAPKIKNEGFHGIVGNSDAMRNVYELISQVASSQSTVLISGETGTGKELVASAIHNLSLVSNKKMIKVNCASIPENLIESELFGHEKGAFTGALETRIGKFEQAENSTIFLDEIGEMPLELQGKLLRVLQEKEIERIGSKNTIKVNVRVIAATNRLLEKEVAEGRFRSDLYYRLNVFPIPLPPLRERAEDIEVLGNFFLEKHSNKINKNIKGFSKKVLNSMTANAWPGNVRELENMVERSILFAKDETIKEMSFPVIFKTESTASENEFYIKTLQEIEKEHILKVVKKCNGRISGPQGAAVLLDLPGTTLISKMQKLGIKKKHF
- a CDS encoding TMEM175 family protein, translating into MEKETVRIENFSDAVFAIAITLLVLDLHAPSAATVKNGTELLSFLKGEWTTYLAFTLSFFSIFIMWVNHHKIFKQIYSRNTAIMFANGLILFLVTAVSYPTALLARFFDGDASNIAVAIYTGIFVLINLSYNLLWFIASHNKKLLRPEITNSAIIKIRNNYLYGLPTYLIAFGISFQFPTIALAISMLLLVFWAVSSGKIKMIHE